A stretch of Aedes aegypti strain LVP_AGWG chromosome 2, AaegL5.0 Primary Assembly, whole genome shotgun sequence DNA encodes these proteins:
- the LOC5565099 gene encoding uncharacterized protein LOC5565099: MGKLLPLILLVAAFVGSQSAPTTTIIHQPAQYYLLQPQPSTLKIQPHLIQPIQHLKLEPKQQLVYYYPSIPLSSSISYDKPIRLVSLKQEEQPWWQGFVNFFQPSTEKPAESAESATEAPAAPAEGEAAGMMKNQIFMAPADAEQLPSKTETKATPLGGHRYYILSGAPQFYGNFDALQNPLNPIFSLQPLQAIHARSNSEIQAEPQIVSSIAPIAPVPAPLPAQLKNDLLESHPDKTATIERTWARSLDDEPAPEPEIAQGRSQSDEPSEQNLPQGVDEESKKEETGSLRQANEPSVAAVKSAGIALAGRGGLAASAPTGTAIAGKNGLALASPTATSVAGNFFEEDEDKNKN; this comes from the coding sequence ATGGGAAAACTATTGCCGTTGATCCTTCTGGTAGCAGCTTTCGTTGGAAGCCAATCAGCACCAACCACCACCATCATCCATCAGCCGGCCCAATACTATCTGCTGCAGCCGCAGCCTTCAACCCTGAAGATCCAACCACACCTCATCCAACCGATCCAACATCTGAAACTGGAACCCAAGCAGCAGCTGGTCTATTACTACCCATCGATCCCGCTCAGCAGTTCGATCAGCTATGACAAGCCGATCCGCCTGGTGTCGCTCAAGCAGGAGGAACAGCCCTGGTGGCAGGGATTCGTGAACTTCTTTCAACCAAGCACAGAAAAGCCAGCTGAGTCTGCTGAATCCGCCACGGAAGCTCCAGCAGCTCCAGCCGAAGGCGAAGCTGCTGGCATGATGAAAAACCAGATCTTCATGGCTCCGGCTGATGCCGAGCAGTTGCCATCTAAGACAGAAACCAAGGCCACTCCATTGGGAGGTCATCGGTACTACATTCTGTCCGGAGCTCCTCAGTTCTATGGAAACTTTGACGCGCTGCAGAACCCACTGAATCCAATCTTCAGTCTGCAGCCCCTGCAAGCCATCCACGCTCGTTCAAACTCGGAAATCCAGGCTGAACCACAGATCGTTTCCTCGATTGCCCCGATCGCTCCAGTTCCGGCACCGCTTCCTGCTCAACTGAAGAATGATCTACTGGAATCACACCCGGACAAGACTGCCACCATTGAACGCACCTGGGCTCGATCGCTGGACGATGAACCTGCTCCGGAACCGGAAATCGCCCAGGGACGTTCCCAATCGGATGAACCGAGTGAGCAAAATCTTCCACAGGGCGTTGACGAAGAGAGCAAGAAGGAAGAAACGGGATCGCTCCGGCAGGCGAATGAACCTTCTGTTGCGGCCGTCAAGTCAGCGGGAATCGCCCTTGCCGGACGAGGTGGTTTAGCTGCTTCGGCCCCAACCGGAACGGCCATCGCCGGCAAAAACGGCCTAGCTCTGGCCTCGCCAACGGCCACTTCCGTCGCAggcaatttcttcgaagaagaTGAGGACAAGAACAAGAACTGA